The following are encoded in a window of Salmo trutta chromosome 27, fSalTru1.1, whole genome shotgun sequence genomic DNA:
- the LOC115164559 gene encoding neurofilament light polypeptide — protein MSSIAYDPYFPSSSHKRRVMLRSGGYGDSSGGMASRSVYSSHSAPLSYHGSSRLHYPTYSRSSSMLLSTPRSAATAELDISQAVQVSTEFKAVRTQEKAQLQELNDRFASFIERVHELEQQNQVLDAELLILRQRHVEPSHLRSLYEHEIRQLRAAVEEARDEKQAAQNHRDQMEEVLQSLQGRYEEEVVSREEVEGQLMDARKGADEAALGRVELEKRTETLLDELAFLKRLHEGEIAELQAQVQCNAQVSVEMEVAKPDLSSALRDIRVQYEKLAHRNLQSAEEWFRSKVSVMTEGTARNTDNIRNAKEDAGEYRRLIQTRNQEIEACRDRNQSLENQLQEVEEEQSAEIAALQESIGQLEDELRTTKNEMARYLKDYQDLLNVKMALDIEIAAYRKLLEGEENRFSAVGPGAMSSVYSQSLCVAPSRNRPMFSMQSSLSSGAPYLRMYSSSFSSADEIIAASQAQPAESSPQKEEEEEGEEKGDEEAKEEDVEEEQKEEGDNGDMKEEAEEEAKENGDDGGEENQEGRDGEEDGANETEEGHDKGEEDESKKEVEVAEEKEKPKDKNI, from the exons ATGAGTTCCATTGCTTACGACCCTTACTTTCCCTCCTCTTCCCACAAGAGGAGGGTGATGCTGCGCAGTGGAGGGTATGGAGACAGTTCAGGAGGGATGGCATCCAGGTCGGTGTATTCCAGCCACTCTGCCCCCCTCTCATACCATGGGTCATCCCGGCTGCATTACCCAACATACAGCCGTAGCTCCTCCATGCTGCTGTCTACCCCCAGATCTGCTGCCACTGCTGAACTTGACATCAGCCAGGCGGTGCAGGTGAGCACTGAGTTCAAGGCCGTGCGGACGCAGGAGAAAGCCCAGCTGCAGGAGCTGAATGACCGCTTTGCCAGTTTCATTGAGCGCGTCCACGAGCTGGAGCAGCAGAACCAGGTGCTAGATGCTGAACTGCTGATCCTCAGGCAGAGGCATGTGGAGCCCTCCCACCTCAGGTCCCTGTATGAGCACGAGATCCGCCAGCTCCGTGCTGCTGTGGAGGAGGCCCGCGATGAGAAACAGGCTGCTCAGAACCACAGGGACCAGATGGAGGAGGTGCTGCAGAGTCTGCAGGGACGTTATGAAGAGGAGGTAGTGAGCAGGGAAGAGGTGGAGGGGCAACTGATGGATGCCAGGAAAGGGGCGGATGAGGCTGCTTTGGGCCGTGTTGAGCTGGAGAAGAGGACGGAGACGCTGCTGGATGAGTTGGCCTTCCTGAAACGTCTCCATGAAGGGGAGATAGCTGAGCTCCAGGCCCAGGTGCAGTGCAATGCCCAGGTGTCCGTGGAGATGGAGGTAGCCAAGCCAGACCTGTCTTCAGCCCTCCGAGACATCCGCGTCCAGTATGAGAAACTGGCACATCGCAACCTCCAGTCAGCCGAGGAATGGTTCCGCAGCAAGGTGAGTGTGATGACAGAAGGCACCGCCCGCAACACAGACAACATTCGCAATGCCAAAGAAGATGCCGGGGAGTACCGCCGCCTGATCCAAACACGGAACCAGGAGATTGAAGCCTGCCGTGATAGGAACCAGTCCCTGGAGAATCAGTtacaggaggtagaggaggaacaGAGTGCTGAGATcgcagccctacag GAATCAATTGGCCAGCTGGAGGACGAGTTGAGGACAACCAAGAATGAAATGGCTCGGTACCTGAAGGATTATCAAGACCTCTTGAACGTTAAGATGGCTCTGGACATCGAGATCGCAGCTTACAG GAAGCTGCTCGAAGGGGAGGAGAATCGCTTCAGTGCAGTAGGACCAGGGGCAATGTCCAGTGTCTATTCCCAAAGCCTGTGTGTTGCCCCATCCCGCAACCGCCCCATGTTTTCCATGCAGTCCAGCCTGAGCTCTGGTGCCCCCTACCTACGCATGTATAGCTCAtcattctcctctgcagatgAGATTATAGCTGCTAGTCAAGCACAGCCTGCCGAGTCAAGTCCtcagaaagaagaggaggaggaaggagaggagaagggagacgAGGAAGCAAAGGAAGAGGATGTTGAAGAAGAGCAAAAAGAAGAAG GTGACAATGGAGATATGAAGGAAGAGGCAGAAGAGGAGGCTAAAGAAAATGGAGACGATGGAGGAGAGGAAAACCAAgaaggtagagatggagaggaggatggagccAATGAAACAGAAGAAGGGCATGATAAGGGAGAAGAGGATGAAAGCAAAAAGGAAGTAGAAGTGGCAGAGGAAAAAGAGAAGCCAAAGGACAAAAATATTTAA